A window of Ananas comosus cultivar F153 linkage group 4, ASM154086v1, whole genome shotgun sequence contains these coding sequences:
- the LOC109709544 gene encoding tetraspanin-3-like, whose translation MIRGSTGVIGVVNFITFLVSIPILGGGIWLSVQANSTDCLRFLQWPLIIIGLTVLVISLAGFAGACYRISWLLQLYLVAMFVVIAALLFFVIFAYAVTDHGHGEVVFDRAFLEYQLSDYSGWLRDRVSDPGYWNKISACLRDADACRGMARYVRNTNTGMVVHEPASVFYQRDLSPIQSGCCKPPTSCGYAYVNETVWNSGSGSTASIDPDCQQWSNDQQTLCYRCDSCKAGVLATIRHSWRKASVINIVVLVILVIVYIVGFAAYRNARRIDNDEPFGESRMTKARPSSFRLF comes from the exons atgataaggGGAAGCACGGGTGTCATCGGCGTCGTGAACTTCATAACCTTCCTGGTGTCCATCCCGATACTCGGGGGCGGCATATGGCTGAGCGTGCAGGCGAACTCGACCGACTGCCTCCGCTTCCTGCAGTGGCCTCTCATCATCATCGGTCTGACCGTCCTGGTGATATCCCTCGCGGGCTTCGCGGGCGCCTGCTACCGCATCTCGTGGCTCCTGCAGCTCTACCTCGTCGCCATGTTCGTCGTGATCGCCGCGCTCCTCTTCTTCGTCATCTTCGCCTACGCCGTCACCGACCACGGCCACGGGGAGGTGGTGTTCGACCGCGCCTTCTTGGAGTACCAGCTGAGTGACTATTCCGGGTGGCTCAGGGATCGGGTGTCGGACCCCGGATACTGGAATAAGATATCGGCGTGCCTCCGCGACGCCGACGCGTGCCGCGGCATGGCCCGGTACGTTAGGAACACCAATACCGGAATGGTTGTGCATGAGCCCGCATCCGTGTTCTACCAGAGGGATCTTTCCCCTATACAG TCGGGGTGCTGCAAGCCACCGACTTCGTGCGGGTACGCGTACGTGAACGAGACAGTCTGGAACTCGGGGTCGGGGTCGACAGCGTCCATAGATCCCGACTGCCAGCAGTGGAGCAACGACCAGCAGACTTTGTGCTACCGTTGCGACTCGTGCAAGGCGGGCGTCCTCGCCACCATCCGCCACAGCTGGCGCAAGGCCTCCGTCATCAACATCGTCGTGCTGGTCATCCTCGTGATCGTCTACATTGTCGGGTTCGCCGCGTACCGAAACGCGAGAAGGATCGACAACGACGAGCCCTTCGGAGAGAGCAGGATGACAAAAGCAAGGCCTAGCTCATTCCGCCTTTTCTAA